The Syngnathus acus chromosome 3, fSynAcu1.2, whole genome shotgun sequence genome includes a window with the following:
- the LOC119120272 gene encoding gastrula zinc finger protein XlCGF8.2DB-like, with product MEAHTADVQRWQQPPPPHSPAGLPTQEQDEERPVARRFKDEEEEVDVSRQEERPRGADGQERADTCDFPVIRVVVKSEDEDGVQTEAAPAQSSQGDWQNQPGGWKCPRCDQRFALESDLKTHVTQSHARAKAFGCSLCAKSFTQRGTLTIHMRKHTGEKPYPCPACDMTFRDRSTMVKHTQTHTGEKAFACAVCAQSFARKSNLKEHGKTHSGEKPFACSICAKGFAKNINLKAHMRIHSGEKPFSCSLCDMTFRFRSSLIPHMRTHTGDNFTCSFCGKIFSRMMSLMEHTRIHTGEKPFSCSVCNMTFRLQSTIANHMKTHSGEKPFACSVCNSRFTLQATMLRHMRTHTGEKPFCCHLCGDNFAYKYQLNKHKCVVGEGSGGSV from the exons ATGGAAGCGCACACAGCAG ATGTCCAGCGGTGgcagcagccgccgccgcctcatAGTCCCGCAGGTCTGCCCACTCAGGAACAGGACGAGGAGCGGCCGGTGGCCCGCCGCTTTAAAGACGAAGAGGAAGAAGTGGACGTGAGCCGGCAGGAGGAGCGGCCGCGAGGTGCGGACGGCCAGGAGCGGGCGGACACGTGCGACTTCCCGGTGATTCGCGTGGTGGTGAAGAGCGAAGACGAAGACGGCGTCCAAACGGAGGCGGCGCCCGCGCAAAGCTCTCAAGGCGACTGGCAAAATCAGCCAGGCGGCTGGAAATGTCCCCGATGCGACCAAAGGTTCGCCCTGGAGTCGGACTTGAAGACGCACGTCACGCAAAGTCACGCGCGAGCAAAAGCGTTCGGCTGCTCGTTGTGCGCTAAAAGCTTCACTCAAAGGGGCACCTTGACCATCCACATGAGGAAGCACACCGGGGAAAAGCCTTACCCGTGCCCGGCGTGCGACATGACTTTCCGAGATCGCTCCACCATGGTCAAACACACGCAAACGCACACGGGGGAAAAAGCCTTTGCGTGCGCCGTTTGCGCTCAAAGCTTTGCCAGAAAGAGTAATTTGAAGGAGCACGGCAAAACGCACAgcggcgagaaaccttttgcctGCTCAATCTGCGCAAAAGGCTTTGCCAAAAATATCAATTTGAAAGCCCACATGCGAATCCACAGCGGAGAGAAGCCCTTCTCGTGCTCGCTGTGCGACATGACCTTTCGCTTTCGCTCGTCATTGATCCCGCACATGAGGACGCACACCGGCGACAACTTCACCTGCTCCTTTTGCGGCAAAATCTTCTCCAGGATGATGAGTTTGATGGAGCACACCCGAATTCACACGGGAGAGAAGCCTTTCTCCTGTTCCGTCTGCAACATGACCTTTCGGCTGCAGTCCACCATCGCCAACCACATGAAAACGCACAGCggagagaaaccttttgcATGCTCCGTGTGCAACTCCCGCTTTACGCTTCAAGCCACCATGTTGAGACACATGCGAACGCACACTGGGGAGAAACCCTTCTGTTGCCACCTGTGCGGGGACAACTTTGCTTACAAGTATCAGCTCAACAAGCACAAGTGTGTCGTCGGGGAGGGCAGCGGTGGCTCCGTTTGA
- the LOC119120281 gene encoding gastrula zinc finger protein XlCGF7.1-like gives MDSHAAAGVERREKLSGVTCEALEAQEEALWSPCLKGEACPFIKKEGEEGTGSPSIKEEEQEVGISQEADAGKHTVAAVKSEDGNRGGKEKPTAPFAETSSPSRRSPDEDRPRGGPRSSKAFRCPQCAKTFGSKSNLKRHMGCHTGEKLFGCSACGKRFSQKGILMRHARTHTGEKPFSCPFCAKGFSLKGNLLTHTRIHTGEKPFSCSACGASFTVGSALVQHARTHSGERPFACSFCSKSFSQKVTLMTHLRRHTGEKVFRCHACDRAFAYKYQLGRHPCGGGKSADIPTLNRS, from the exons ATGGATTCTCACGCCGCAGCAG GTGTTGAGCGGAGAGAGAAGCTCTCGGGCGTGACATGCGAAGCTTTGGAGGCCCAAGAGGAGGCGCTGTGGTCGCCCTGCCTCAAAGGGGAAGCATGCCCCTTCATCAaaaaggagggggaggaggggacCGGCTCCCCCAGCATCAAGGAGGAAGAGCAAGAAGTCGGCATCAGCCAGGAAGCTGACGCCGGCAAGCATACAGTCGCCGCGGTGAAGAGCGAAGACGGCAACCGTGGCGGCAAGGAGAAGCCCACGGCGCCGTTCGCAGAAACGTCCTCGCCATCGCGCCGCTCTCCAGACGAGGACCGCCCGAGAGGAGGCCCCAGGAGCTCCAAAGCCTTCAGGTGCCCTCAGTGCGCCAAAACGTTTGGTAGCAAGAGCAACCTGAAGCGCCACATGGGCTGCCACACGGGAGAAAAACTGTTCGGCTGCTCAGCGTGCGGCAAGCGTTTCTCCCAGAAGGGAATCTTGATGCGGCACGCCCGCACGCACACGGGAGAGAAACCGTTCAGCTGCCCCTTCTGCGCCAAAGGCTTCTCCTTGAAGGGAAACCTGCTGACTCACACCCGCATCCACACCGGCGAGAAACCCTTCTCTTGTTCGGCGTGCGGCGCCAGCTTCACCGTGGGCTCGGCATTGGTGCAGCACGCGAGGACGCACTCCGGGGAGAGACCCTTTGCCTGCTCTTTCTGCAGTAAATCCTTCTCTCAGAAAGTCACCTTGATGACCCACTTGAGAAGACACACGGGGGAGAAGGTGTTCCGATGCCACGCCTGCGACCGCGCCTTTGCTTACAAGTACCAGCTGGGCAGGCACCCGTGTGGCGGCGGCAAGAGCGCCGACATTCCGACTTTGAATCGTAGCTAG
- the LOC119120814 gene encoding zinc finger protein 2 homolog codes for MCKVKMLRALVNQRLNAAVEEIFAVLERTISEYEVELSRSKEENLRQRQLLDALMDASTADVGQDDVAPEQEQRRDLSSKGEEEPSHGKERPARREEAPSSKPAKSQTPERAQRPAQRPARSPGGPPAPRGYPADHTRFDAKHFKCSLCDSAFFKMSDLQRHMMIHSGEKPFSCTVCPKRFIRKAHLVYHMRTHTGEKPFTCSFCGKRFSLKGNLMRHTRKHTGEKPFKCSQCDAGFTVRPALIQHMRTHTGEKPFKCSFCGEGFAQRGHLIGHTRIHTGEKPFSCNVCGKKFSIKGTLNVHVRTHTGEKPFGCHSCHGKFSHKQQLDKHACAGGEGSSAQMDLDGLALCPAGGGQQLQAAQPPHVKEDQGQEPLRVKQEQEEVDVSREGGERRPASGSDDEEQRADLSHFPAMRGVVKGEDERDQGAPEQKTRAWRRRSRDGGSPGHAAFGCSRGGGSHVSGLSARAKEEIFICPFCGKSFGRREHLTGHVMIHTGEKPFVCAVCGGRFSLKGTLMIHMRTHSGERPFPCSLCGERFSQKVNLSTHMRTHTGEKPFSCSVCDETFSQKGNVMKHMRTHTGEKPFPCSVCGERFSQKGNLVIHMRTHTGEKPFPCSVCGKKFALKGSLRKHTRTHTGEKPFACSVCGESFAQKGNLNIHARKHTGEKAFCCNLCQAKFGSPSQLSEHRCACDT; via the exons ATGTGTAAAGTGAAAATGCTGCGAGCTCTGGTCAACCAGCGGCTGAATGCGGCCGTGGAAGAAATATTTGCGGTGTTGGAGAGAACCATAAGCGAGTACGAGGTGGAACTTTCTCGAAGCAAAGAGGAGAACCTGCGGCAACGCCAACTTTTGGACGCGCTCATGGACGCGAGCACAGCAG ACGTGGGTCAGGATGACGTGGCCCCCGAGCAGGAGCAGCGGCGGGACTTGAGCTCCAagggggaagaggagcccAGCCACGGCAAAGAGCGACCAGCGCGGCGGGAGGAGGCGCCGAGCAGCAAGCCGGCCAAGAGCCAAACGCCAGAGCGGGCTCAGCGGCCGGCTCAGCGGCCGGCCCGCTCGCCGGGCGGCCCCCCGGCGCCCAGGGGCTATCCGGCCGACCACACGCGATTCGACGCCAAGCACTTCAAATGTTCCCTGTGCGACTCGGCCTTCTTCAAGATGTCCGATTTGCAGCGGCACATGATGATCCACTCGGGGGAAAAACCGTTCAGCTGCACCGTTTGCCCCAAGCGGTTTATCCGCAAGGCGCATCTGGTCTACCACATGAGGACGCACACGGGCGAGAAGCCCTTCACTTGCTCCTTCTGCGGCAAGCGCTTCTCCCTCAAAGGCAACCTGATGCGGCATACCAGGAAGCACACGGGCGAGAAGCCCTTCAAGTGCAGCCAGTGCGACGCCGGCTTCACCGTGCGCCCCGCCTTGATCCAGcacatgcgcacgcacaccgGCGAGAAACCTTTCAAGTGCTCCTTCTGCGGCGAAGGCTTTGCTCAGCGGGGACACCTAATCGGACACACCCGAATCCACACGGGAGAAAAGCCCTTCTCCTGCAACGTGTGCGGCAAGAAATTCTCCATCAAAGGGACGCTCAACGTGCACGTGCGCACGCACACCGGCGAAAAGCCCTTTGGCTGCCACTCGTGCCACGGTAAATTCTCGCACAAGCAGCAACTCGACAAACACGCCTGCGCCGGCGGCGAGGGCAGCAGCGCTCAGATGGATTTGGACGGGT TAGCTTTGTGTCCCGCAGGCGGCGGCCAGCAGCTGCAGGCAGCGCAGCCCCCCCACGTCAAAGAGGATCAGGGGCAAGAGCCCCTCCGCGTCAAACAGGAACAGGAGGAAGTAGACGTCAGCCGGGAAGGCGGCGAGCGTCGCCCCGCAAGCGGTTCTGACGACGAGGAGCAGCGGGCCGACCTCAGCCATTTCCCGGCGATGCGAGGGGTCGTGAAAGGCGAAGATGAGCGAGACCAAGGCGCGCCGGAGCAGAAGACCAGAGCGTGGCGACGGCGGAGCCGTGACGGAGGCTCTCCGGGCCACGCGGCCTTCGGCTGTTCTCGGGGGGGCGGTAGCCACGTGTCCGGCTTGAGTGCGCGCGCGAAGGAAGAGATCTTCATTTGCCCATTTTGCGGCAAGAGCTTCGGTCGGCGGGAGCACCTGACGGGCCACGTGATGATCCACACCGGCGAGAAACCCTTCGTCTGCGCCGTGTGCGGCGGCCGTTTCTCGCTCAAAGGCACGCTGATGATCCATATGAGGACGCACAGCGGCGAGCGACCCTTCCCTTGCTCGCTTTGCGGTGAACGCTTCTCGCAGAAGGTCAATCTGAGCACGCACATGAGGACGCACACGGGAGAGAAACCCTTCTCCTGCTCGGTGTGCGACGAGACGTTCTCCCAGAAAGGAAACGTGATGAAGCACATGAGGACGCACACTGGGGAGAAACCCTTCCCCTGCTCAGTGTGCGGCGAGAGGTTCTCGCAGAAGGGAAATCTGGTCATCCACATGAGGACGCACACGGGGGAGAAACCTTTTCCCTGCTCCGTATGCGGAAAAAAGTTTGCTCTGAAGGGCAGTTTGCGGAAACACACCAGGACGCACACCGGCGAGAAACCTTTCGCTTGCTCCGTGTGCGGCGAGAGCTTTGCGCAGAAAGGGAATTTGAACATTCACGCCAGGAAGCACACGGGAGAAAAAGCCTTCTGCTGCAACCTGTGTCAGGCCAAATTTGGCAGCCCGAGTCAACTGAGCGAGCATCGGTGCGCGTGCGACACTTGA
- the LOC119120276 gene encoding zinc finger protein OZF-like isoform X2 has translation MFKVQMLRALVNERLSAAVEEVFAVLERTIADYEEELCRSKEENRRQRQLLDALFKPQVDARTPADPEHPLGKEETTAAERPDEAGDLSKLTVTCVIVKSEDEGESAEKMATDSDADREDARVARKISEKMVTESDAHQEDARGLRKLFECPQCDKAYSSKGHLKRHARSHAAADAGGAVAAAEEPSRGDANFSCSTCRMTFKFHSTFLGHMKKHSGHKSFTCGVCGAAFRFQSTFVNHVRTHTGEKPFTCQVCNASFSVHSSLLRHARLHTGEKRFACSFCDKKFPRKASLVEHVRIHTGEKPLSCSVCHMNFRFHSKLVKHMQSHTRGKAFDCQACGEKLASKLRLDKHVCAGGESGGGG, from the exons ATGTTTAAAGTCCAAATGCTGCGAGCTTTGGTCAACGAGCGGCTGAGCGCGGCCGTGGAAGAAGTCTTTGCGGTGTTGGAAAGAACCATAGCAGACTACGAGGAGGAACTTTGTCGTAGCAAAGAGGAGAACCGGCGACAGCGTCAGCTCCTCGACGCTCTTTTCAAGCCTCAAGTGGACGCGCGCACACCAGCAG ATCCGGAGCACCCCCTCGGCAAAGAGGAGACAACGGCGGCGGAGCGGCCGGACGAGGCCGGCGACCTTAGCAAGCTGACGGTGACGTGCGTCATCGTCAAGAGTGAAGATGAAGGCGAGAGCGCAGAGAAGATGGCGACAGATAGCGACGCCGACCGGGAAGACGCCCGAGTTGCCCGCAAAATCTCTGAGAAAATGGTGACGGAGAGCGACGCCCACCAGGAAGACGCCCGAGGTCTCCGCAAACTCTTTGAATGTCCTCAATGCGATAAAGCCTACAGCAGCAAGGGACACTTGAAAAGACACGCCAGGAGCCACGCGGCGGCCGACGCCGGGGGGGCCGTGGCGGCGGCCGAGGAGCCCTCGCGAGGCGATGCCAATTTCTCGTGTTCGACGTGCCGCATGACCTTCAAGTTTCACTCCACCTTCCTGGGCCATATGAAAAAGCACTCGGGCCACAAGTCGTTCACCTGCGGCGTGTGCGGCGCCGCCTTCAGGTTTCAGTCCACCTTCGTGAACCACGTGAGAACGCACACGGGCGAGAAGCCCTTCACCTGTCAGGTGTGCAACGCCAGCTTCAGCGTCCACTCGTCGCTCCTGAGACACGCGCGCCTGCACACGGGCGAGAAGCGCTTTGCCTGCTCCTTCTGCGATAAAAAGTTCCCCCGAAAGGCCAGTTTGGTGGAACACGTGAGGATCCACACCGGAGAGAAACCGCTCTCGTGTTCCGTCTGCCACATGAACTTCAGATTTCACTCCAAACTGGTCAAACACATGCAAAGTCACACGCGAGGCAAAGCTTTCGACTGTCAGGCGTGTGGTGAGAAGTTGGCTTCCAAGCTCCGGCTGGACAAACACGTGTGTGCTGGCGGGgaaagcggcggcggcggctga
- the LOC119120276 gene encoding zinc finger protein OZF-like isoform X1, which translates to MFKVQMLRALVNERLSAAVEEVFAVLERTIADYEEELCRSKEENRRQRQLLDALFKPQVDARTPAGAQDPEHPLGKEETTAAERPDEAGDLSKLTVTCVIVKSEDEGESAEKMATDSDADREDARVARKISEKMVTESDAHQEDARGLRKLFECPQCDKAYSSKGHLKRHARSHAAADAGGAVAAAEEPSRGDANFSCSTCRMTFKFHSTFLGHMKKHSGHKSFTCGVCGAAFRFQSTFVNHVRTHTGEKPFTCQVCNASFSVHSSLLRHARLHTGEKRFACSFCDKKFPRKASLVEHVRIHTGEKPLSCSVCHMNFRFHSKLVKHMQSHTRGKAFDCQACGEKLASKLRLDKHVCAGGESGGGG; encoded by the exons ATGTTTAAAGTCCAAATGCTGCGAGCTTTGGTCAACGAGCGGCTGAGCGCGGCCGTGGAAGAAGTCTTTGCGGTGTTGGAAAGAACCATAGCAGACTACGAGGAGGAACTTTGTCGTAGCAAAGAGGAGAACCGGCGACAGCGTCAGCTCCTCGACGCTCTTTTCAAGCCTCAAGTGGACGCGCGCACACCAGCAG GTGCGCAAGATCCGGAGCACCCCCTCGGCAAAGAGGAGACAACGGCGGCGGAGCGGCCGGACGAGGCCGGCGACCTTAGCAAGCTGACGGTGACGTGCGTCATCGTCAAGAGTGAAGATGAAGGCGAGAGCGCAGAGAAGATGGCGACAGATAGCGACGCCGACCGGGAAGACGCCCGAGTTGCCCGCAAAATCTCTGAGAAAATGGTGACGGAGAGCGACGCCCACCAGGAAGACGCCCGAGGTCTCCGCAAACTCTTTGAATGTCCTCAATGCGATAAAGCCTACAGCAGCAAGGGACACTTGAAAAGACACGCCAGGAGCCACGCGGCGGCCGACGCCGGGGGGGCCGTGGCGGCGGCCGAGGAGCCCTCGCGAGGCGATGCCAATTTCTCGTGTTCGACGTGCCGCATGACCTTCAAGTTTCACTCCACCTTCCTGGGCCATATGAAAAAGCACTCGGGCCACAAGTCGTTCACCTGCGGCGTGTGCGGCGCCGCCTTCAGGTTTCAGTCCACCTTCGTGAACCACGTGAGAACGCACACGGGCGAGAAGCCCTTCACCTGTCAGGTGTGCAACGCCAGCTTCAGCGTCCACTCGTCGCTCCTGAGACACGCGCGCCTGCACACGGGCGAGAAGCGCTTTGCCTGCTCCTTCTGCGATAAAAAGTTCCCCCGAAAGGCCAGTTTGGTGGAACACGTGAGGATCCACACCGGAGAGAAACCGCTCTCGTGTTCCGTCTGCCACATGAACTTCAGATTTCACTCCAAACTGGTCAAACACATGCAAAGTCACACGCGAGGCAAAGCTTTCGACTGTCAGGCGTGTGGTGAGAAGTTGGCTTCCAAGCTCCGGCTGGACAAACACGTGTGTGCTGGCGGGgaaagcggcggcggcggctga
- the LOC119120265 gene encoding gastrula zinc finger protein XlCGF8.2DB-like isoform X2: MEEEHDGPPDVKEEKEETDIAQEARERLQQQQQRQRAGADVACFSVIRVVVKAEDDPGEPPQLHRGQSESEAGGASEAGGASEGGGASAALSHPLDTHPETEAKPFACAFCGNVFTRRTHLRSHVMTHTGEKPFPCSLCSQKFSSKSNLKSHVRTHTGEKPFACSLCCQRFPRKHTLMEHMRTHTGEKPFPCSVCTQTFSSRSNLKAHVRRHTGEKPFDCSVCGEGFATKAILLVHTRKHSGEKPFACATCGERFTRKDTLTVHVRTHTGERPFPCSLCGQRYSSKCSLKIHTRRHTGERPFHCSVCGQGYATKAILVAHMRTHTGEKPFSCSVCAQTFAHKCNLRTHMRKHAAAEKRSCDGTLASQSEPDGKPC; the protein is encoded by the coding sequence GGCCCCCCGACGtcaaagaggaaaaggaagaAACGGACATCGCTCAGGAGGCCCGAGAGcgtctgcagcagcagcagcagcggcagcgagCCGGGGCTGACGTCGCATGCTTTTCCGTCATACGGGTGGTTGTCAAGGCTGAAGATGATCCAGGTGAGCCTCCACAGCTTCACAGAGGTCAAAGTGAGTCGGAAGCGGGCGGCGCGTCGGAGGCGGGCGGTGCGTCGGAGGGGGGCGGCGCGTCGGCCGCACTATCCCACCCGCTCGACACCCACCCCGAGACCGAAGCAAAGCCCTTCGCTTGTGCCTTTTGCGGCAACGTTTTCACGAGGAGGACGCATTTGAGGTCGCACGTGATGACGCACACGGGCGAAAAACCCTTTCCCTGCTCACTCTGCTCTCAGAAGTTCTCTTCCAAGAGCAATTTGAAGTCCCACGTGAGAACGCACACCGGGGAGAAACCCTTTGCCTGCTCGCTCTGCTGCCAGAGATTCCCCCGGAAGCACACGCTGATGGAGCACATGAGGACGCACACTGGGGAAAAGCCTTTTCCGTGTTCAGTTTGCACCCAGACCTTCTCTTCCAGGAGCAACTTGAAGGCTCACGTGAGAAGACACAcgggcgagaaaccttttgatTGCTCAGTCTGCGGCGAAGGCTTCGCCACAAAGGCCATCCTGTTGGTTCACACCAGGAAACACAGCGGAGAGAAACCATTTGCTTGCGCAACTTGCGGCGAAAGATTCACCCGCAAGGACACTTTGACGGTCCACGTGAGAACTCACACAGGAGAGAGACCTTTCCCCTGTTCGCTCTGCGGCCAAAGGTACTCGTCAAAGTGCAGTTTGAAGATTCACACGAGGAGACACACTGGCGAGAGACCTTTCCACTGCTCGGTGTGCGGCCAAGGCTACGCTACCAAAGCCATTCTGGTGGCACACATGAGAACGCACACGGGGgaaaaacctttttcctgctccgTGTGCGCTCAAACCTTTGCTCACAAGTGCAACTTGAGGACACACATGCGGAAACACGCTGCCGCCGAGAAGCGCAGCTGTGACGGCACGTTGGCTTCGCAGTCGGAGCCGGACGGGAAACCGTGTTAG